One part of the Glycine soja cultivar W05 chromosome 11, ASM419377v2, whole genome shotgun sequence genome encodes these proteins:
- the LOC114377142 gene encoding scarecrow-like protein 34 has translation MAFDAASKNWETIQVEALKIESNELVAVNCHQRKINPDIFTQSITSGSYNAPFLSTRFREALFHYSGISDKIDTVIPRKNDRRLMVERELLGREIMNFIACEGSERIERPETYKQWQVRNMKAGFKQLPLDEELMAKFRSKLKEYHRDFVLDENNNWMLQACCNGEAYFAGYNVSSSDILGLWLPTFLTFRKTLLKLLLNVCCITISNHISFFLNRVKTYFSVVGFGEDDGIAYLSDSLGFATMEDNDFSETAKFISQILMEENVELEQSPFYDSLTLQVTEKSFYDALAGNLLLSPQASNTNFSVENSRELNLPSPDSLSVSALQFNPHALSQPPPLVNVSEGVSDLDSSIARLLAHNIFNDVDSVSHFRRGFEEASRFLPPGPNLVTALHSNAQEPINSFRENSYGLLKGRKNLERQEINTREEERGGRSNKQSAFSFVDESDLSDAIDRVFLSVENVCSEHSSLQSGPLRAEEQDRGKGLSKKQERRKQETVDLRNLLLMCSQSVYANDNRTANELLKQIRQHSSPVGDASQRLAHYFANGLEARLVGDGTSSQGMYTFLSSKNITAAEFLKTHQDFMSASPFKKFTYFFANKMIMKAAAKVETVHIIDFGILYGFQWPILIKFLSNREGGPPKLRITGIEFPQPGFRPTEKIDETGRRLANYCKRYSVPFEYNAIASKNWETIRIEALKIESNELVAVNCHQRFENLLDDSIEVNSPRNAVLHLIRKINPNIFTQSITNGSYNAPFFAPRFREALFHYSAIYDLIDTIIHRENERRLMIERELLGREIMNVIACEGSERIERPETYKQWQVRNMKAGFKQLPLDEELMAKFRTELRKWYHRDFVSDEDSNWMLLGWKGRILFASTCWVPA, from the exons ATGGCTTTCGATGCAG CATCAAAGAACTGGGAAACCATTCAGGTTGAAGCCCTCAAAATAGAGAGCAATGAGCTAGTTGCTGTCAACTGTCACCAGAG GAAGATAAATCCGGATATCTTTACTCAGTCCATCACTAGTGGATCATATAATGCCCCTTTCTTGTCCACGCGGTTTagggaggctctctttcattaTTCTGGCATTTCTGATAAGATTGACACTGTCATACCTCGTAAAAACGATAGGAGGTTGATGGTTGAGAGAGAGCTTTTGGGCAGGGAGATTATGAATTTTATAGCATGTGAAGGTTCTGAGAGGATTGAGAGGCCTGAGACATACAAACAGTGGCAGGTTAGGAATATGAAGGCTGGTTTCAAGCAGTTACCACTGGATGAAGAATTAATGGCCAAATTCAGGAGTAAGTTAAAGGAATACCACAGAGATTTTGTCTTAGATGAAAATAACAACTGGATGCTTCAAG CATGCTGCAATGGTGAAGCTTATTTTGCTGGTTACAATGTTTCAAGTTCTGATATCCTTGGTCTCTGGCTACCTACTTTCTTAACCTTCAG AAAAACTTTATTGAAATTACTGTTAAATGTCTGCTGCATAACCATATCAAATCATATCTCATTCTTTCTGAACAGAGTCAAAACCTATTTCAGTGTTGTTGGTTTTGGTGAAGACGATGGCATAGCGTATCTCTCAGACTCGCTTGGTTTTGCAACCATGGAAGACAACGACTTCTCAGAAACTGCAAAGTTCATTAGCCAGATCCTCATGGAAGAAAACGTTGAACTTGAACAGAGCCCATTCTACGACTCACTCACTCTGCAAGTTACTGAGAAATCCTTCTACGACGCTCTCGCCGGTAACCTACTTCTCAGTCCCCAAGCTAGCAACACCAATTTTTCAGTTGAAAATTCTCGTGAGTTGAACCTCCCTTCCCCAGATTCTCTTTCTGTTTCTGCTCTTCAGTTTAACCCCCACGCACTCTCTCAACCACCACCTTTGGTTAATGTTAGTGAAGGAGTCTCTGATTTGGACTCTTCTATTGCAAGACTCTTAGCACATAATATTTTCAATGATGTTGATTCTGTTTCCCACTTTAGGAGAGGCTTCGAGGAAGCTAGTAGATTTCTTCCTCCAGGGCCTAACCTTGTAACTGCTCTACATTCAAACGCGCAAGAACCAATCAATTCTTTTCGAGAGAATTCCTATGGGTTGTTGAAGGGTAGAAAGAATCTTGAGCGCCAAGAGATAAACactagagaagaagaaagaggagGGAGAAGTAACAAGCAATCAGCATTTTCCTTTGTTGATGAGAGTGACCTGTCAGATGCTATTGATAGGGTGTTTCTTAGTGTGGAAAACGTGTGTAGTGAACACAGTTCTTTGCAGAGTGGACCACTGAGAGCGGAGGAGCAAGATCGAGGGAAGGGTCTTTCAAAGAAACAAGAGAGGAGGAAGCAGGAAACAGTGGATTTGAGGAATCTTCTGTTGATGTGTTCACAATCTGTGTATGCCAATGACAACAGGACTGCCAATGAATTGCTAAAACAGATTAGGCAACACTCTTCTCCCGTTGGGGATGCATCACAGAGGTTGGCTCATTACTTCGCCAATGGCCTCGAGGCACGCTTGGTTGGGGATGGTACAAGTTCGCAAGGAATGTATACTTTTCTGAGCTCTAAGAACATCACTGCTGCAGAGTTTCTGAAGACACACCAAGATTTTATGTCCGCCAGCCCTTTCAAGAAGTTTACATATTTCTTTGCTAATAAAATGATTATGAAAGCAGCTGCCAAGGTAGAAACCGTCCATATTATTGATTTTGGTATCCTATATGGTTTCCAGTGGCCAATTCTTATCAAGTTTTTGTCAAATAGGGAGGGTGGACCTCCCAAGCTTAGAATAACGGGGATAGAGTTTCCCCAACCCGGCTTTCGTCCCACAGAAAAAATTGATGAGACTGGTCGCCGTCTGGCTAACTATTGTAAGCGTTATAGTGTTCCCTTTGAGTACAATGCCATAGCATCAAAGAACTGGGAAACCATTCGGATTGAAGCCCTAAAAATTGAGAGCAACGAGCTAGTTGCTGTCAACTGTCACCAGAGGTTTGAGAATTTACTGGATGACTCTATTGAAGTGAACAGTCCTAGAAATGCAGTCCTGCATTTGATCAGGAAGATAAATCCAAATATTTTTACTCAGTCCATCACTAATGGATCATATAATGCCCCGTTCTTTGCCCCGCGGTTTagggaggctctctttcattaTTCTGCTATTTATGATCTGATTGACACTATCATACATCGTGAAAATGAAAGGAGATTGATGATTGAGAGAGAGCTTTTGGGCAGGGAGATTATGAATGTTATAGCATGTGAAGGTTCTGAGAGGATTGAGAGGCCTGAGACCTACAAACAGTGGCAGGTTAGGAATATGAAGGCTGGTTTCAAGCAGCTACCACTGGATGAGGAATTAATGGCCAAATTTAGGACTGAGTTAAGAAAGTGGTACCACAGAGATTTTGTCTCAGATGAAGATAGCAACTGGATGCTTCTAGGTTGGAAGGGCCGCATTTTGTTTGCTTCCACTTGTTGGGTGCCAGCATGA